One genomic segment of Anguilla anguilla isolate fAngAng1 chromosome 2, fAngAng1.pri, whole genome shotgun sequence includes these proteins:
- the LOC118220580 gene encoding leucine-rich repeat extensin-like protein 5 isoform X4: MQDTLRLPAVPSSLSVGSSPLTLTIPSSLSVGPSPLTIPSSLSVGPSPLTIPSSLSVGPSPLTLTIPSSLSVGPSLLTIPSSLSVGPSPLTIPSSLSVGPSPRTIPSSLSVGRSPLTLTIPSSLSVGRSPLTIPSSLSVGPSPLTIPSSLSVGRSPLTIPSSLSVGPSPLTIPSSLSVGPSPLTLTIPSSLSVGPSPLTAVKSHTCSFSHCLFPERAYAISTAVEQLRSCFLCPKRSSAASEYVTVTMHCASYGCASCGCAHFVT; the protein is encoded by the exons ATGCAGGATACCCTGAGACTTCCAGCAGTACCCAGCAGCCTCAGCGTGGGTTCCAGCCCGCTCACGCTTACGATACCCAGCAGCCTCAGCGTGG GTCCCAGCCCGCTTACGATACCCAGCAGCCTCAGCGTGGGTCCCAGCCCGCTTACGATACCCAGCAGCCTCAGCGTGGGTCCCAGCCCGCTCACGCTTACGATACCCAGCAGCCTCAGCGTGGGTCCCAGCCTGCTTACGATACCCAGCAGCCTCAGCGTGGGTCCCAGCCCGCTTACGATACCCAGCAGCCTCAGCGTGGGTCCCAGCCCACGTACGATACCCAGCAGCCTCAGCGTGGGTCGCAGCCCGCTCACGCTTACGATACCCAGCAGCCTCAGCGTGGGTCGCAGCCCGCTTACGATACCCAGCAGCCTCAGCGTGGGTCCCAGCCCGCTTACGATACCCAGCAGCCTCAGCGTGGGTCGCAGCCCGCTTACGATACCCAGCAGCCTCAGCGTGGGTCCCAGCCCGCTTACGATACCCAGCAGCCTCAGCGTGGGTCCCAGCCCGCTCACGCTTACGATACCCAGCAGCCTCAGCGTGGGTCCCAGCCCGCTAACTGCAGTAAAGAGTCATACGTGCTCTTTCAGTCACTGCCTGTTTCCAGAGAGAGCTTATGCAATATCGACCGCTGTAGAGCAACTACGGTCCTGTTTCCTGTGCCCCAAACGGTCTTCAGCCGCGTCTGAGTACGTTACAGTCACGATGCACTGTGCTTCTTATGGCTGTGCTTCTTGTGGCTGTGCGCACTTTgtcacataa
- the LOC118220580 gene encoding hepatitis A virus cellular receptor 1-like isoform X2: MQDTLRLPAVPSSLSVGSSPLTLTIPSSLSVGPSPLTLTIPSSLSVGPSPLTLTIPSSLSVGPSPLTLTIPSSLSVGPSPLTLTIPSSLSVGPSPLTLTIPSSLSVGPSLLTIPSSLSVGPSPLTIPSSLSVGPSPRTIPSSLSVGRSPLTLTIPSSLSVGRSPLTIPSSLSVGPSPLTIPSSLSVGRSPLTIPSSLSVGPSPLTIPSSLSVGPSPLTLTIPSSLSVGPSPLTAVKSHTCSFSHCLFPERAYAISTAVEQLRSCFLCPKRSSAASEYVTVTMHCASYGCASCGCAHFVT; this comes from the exons ATGCAGGATACCCTGAGACTTCCAGCAGTACCCAGCAGCCTCAGCGTGGGTTCCAGCCCGCTCACGCTTACGATACCCAGCAGCCTCAGCGTGGGTCCCAGCCCGCTCACGCTTACGATACCCAGCAGCCTCAGCGTGGGTCCCAGCCCGCTCACGCTTACGATACCCAGCAGCCTCAGCGTGGGTCCCAGCCCGCTCACGCTTACGATACCCAGCAGCCTCAGCGTGGGTCCCAGCCCGCTCACGCTTACGATACCCAGCAGCCTCAGCGTGG GTCCCAGCCCGCTCACGCTTACGATACCCAGCAGCCTCAGCGTGGGTCCCAGCCTGCTTACGATACCCAGCAGCCTCAGCGTGGGTCCCAGCCCGCTTACGATACCCAGCAGCCTCAGCGTGGGTCCCAGCCCACGTACGATACCCAGCAGCCTCAGCGTGGGTCGCAGCCCGCTCACGCTTACGATACCCAGCAGCCTCAGCGTGGGTCGCAGCCCGCTTACGATACCCAGCAGCCTCAGCGTGGGTCCCAGCCCGCTTACGATACCCAGCAGCCTCAGCGTGGGTCGCAGCCCGCTTACGATACCCAGCAGCCTCAGCGTGGGTCCCAGCCCGCTTACGATACCCAGCAGCCTCAGCGTGGGTCCCAGCCCGCTCACGCTTACGATACCCAGCAGCCTCAGCGTGGGTCCCAGCCCGCTAACTGCAGTAAAGAGTCATACGTGCTCTTTCAGTCACTGCCTGTTTCCAGAGAGAGCTTATGCAATATCGACCGCTGTAGAGCAACTACGGTCCTGTTTCCTGTGCCCCAAACGGTCTTCAGCCGCGTCTGAGTACGTTACAGTCACGATGCACTGTGCTTCTTATGGCTGTGCTTCTTGTGGCTGTGCGCACTTTgtcacataa
- the LOC118220580 gene encoding leucine-rich repeat extensin-like protein 5 isoform X3: MQDTLRLPAVPSSLSVGSSPLTLTIPSSLSVGPSPLTLTIPSSLSVGPSPLTIPSSLSVGPSPLTIPSSLSVGPSPLTLTIPSSLSVGPSLLTIPSSLSVGPSPLTIPSSLSVGPSPRTIPSSLSVGRSPLTLTIPSSLSVGRSPLTIPSSLSVGPSPLTIPSSLSVGRSPLTIPSSLSVGPSPLTIPSSLSVGPSPLTLTIPSSLSVGPSPLTAVKSHTCSFSHCLFPERAYAISTAVEQLRSCFLCPKRSSAASEYVTVTMHCASYGCASCGCAHFVT; encoded by the exons ATGCAGGATACCCTGAGACTTCCAGCAGTACCCAGCAGCCTCAGCGTGGGTTCCAGCCCGCTCACGCTTACGATACCCAGCAGCCTCAGCGTGGGTCCCAGCCCGCTCACGCTTACGATACCCAGCAGCCTCAGCGTGG GTCCCAGCCCGCTTACGATACCCAGCAGCCTCAGCGTGGGTCCCAGCCCGCTTACGATACCCAGCAGCCTCAGCGTGGGTCCCAGCCCGCTCACGCTTACGATACCCAGCAGCCTCAGCGTGGGTCCCAGCCTGCTTACGATACCCAGCAGCCTCAGCGTGGGTCCCAGCCCGCTTACGATACCCAGCAGCCTCAGCGTGGGTCCCAGCCCACGTACGATACCCAGCAGCCTCAGCGTGGGTCGCAGCCCGCTCACGCTTACGATACCCAGCAGCCTCAGCGTGGGTCGCAGCCCGCTTACGATACCCAGCAGCCTCAGCGTGGGTCCCAGCCCGCTTACGATACCCAGCAGCCTCAGCGTGGGTCGCAGCCCGCTTACGATACCCAGCAGCCTCAGCGTGGGTCCCAGCCCGCTTACGATACCCAGCAGCCTCAGCGTGGGTCCCAGCCCGCTCACGCTTACGATACCCAGCAGCCTCAGCGTGGGTCCCAGCCCGCTAACTGCAGTAAAGAGTCATACGTGCTCTTTCAGTCACTGCCTGTTTCCAGAGAGAGCTTATGCAATATCGACCGCTGTAGAGCAACTACGGTCCTGTTTCCTGTGCCCCAAACGGTCTTCAGCCGCGTCTGAGTACGTTACAGTCACGATGCACTGTGCTTCTTATGGCTGTGCTTCTTGTGGCTGTGCGCACTTTgtcacataa
- the LOC118220580 gene encoding hepatitis A virus cellular receptor 1-like isoform X1, which translates to MQDTLRLPAVPSSLSVGSSPLTLTIPSSLSVGPSPLTLTIPSSLSVGPSPLTLTIPSSLSVGPSPLTLTIPSSLSVGPSPLTLTIPSSLSVGPSPLTIPSSLSVGPSPLTIPSSLSVGPSPLTLTIPSSLSVGPSLLTIPSSLSVGPSPLTIPSSLSVGPSPRTIPSSLSVGRSPLTLTIPSSLSVGRSPLTIPSSLSVGPSPLTIPSSLSVGRSPLTIPSSLSVGPSPLTIPSSLSVGPSPLTLTIPSSLSVGPSPLTAVKSHTCSFSHCLFPERAYAISTAVEQLRSCFLCPKRSSAASEYVTVTMHCASYGCASCGCAHFVT; encoded by the exons ATGCAGGATACCCTGAGACTTCCAGCAGTACCCAGCAGCCTCAGCGTGGGTTCCAGCCCGCTCACGCTTACGATACCCAGCAGCCTCAGCGTGGGTCCCAGCCCGCTCACGCTTACGATACCCAGCAGCCTCAGCGTGGGTCCCAGCCCGCTCACGCTTACGATACCCAGCAGCCTCAGCGTGGGTCCCAGCCCGCTCACGCTTACGATACCCAGCAGCCTCAGCGTGGGTCCCAGCCCGCTCACGCTTACGATACCCAGCAGCCTCAGCGTGG GTCCCAGCCCGCTTACGATACCCAGCAGCCTCAGCGTGGGTCCCAGCCCGCTTACGATACCCAGCAGCCTCAGCGTGGGTCCCAGCCCGCTCACGCTTACGATACCCAGCAGCCTCAGCGTGGGTCCCAGCCTGCTTACGATACCCAGCAGCCTCAGCGTGGGTCCCAGCCCGCTTACGATACCCAGCAGCCTCAGCGTGGGTCCCAGCCCACGTACGATACCCAGCAGCCTCAGCGTGGGTCGCAGCCCGCTCACGCTTACGATACCCAGCAGCCTCAGCGTGGGTCGCAGCCCGCTTACGATACCCAGCAGCCTCAGCGTGGGTCCCAGCCCGCTTACGATACCCAGCAGCCTCAGCGTGGGTCGCAGCCCGCTTACGATACCCAGCAGCCTCAGCGTGGGTCCCAGCCCGCTTACGATACCCAGCAGCCTCAGCGTGGGTCCCAGCCCGCTCACGCTTACGATACCCAGCAGCCTCAGCGTGGGTCCCAGCCCGCTAACTGCAGTAAAGAGTCATACGTGCTCTTTCAGTCACTGCCTGTTTCCAGAGAGAGCTTATGCAATATCGACCGCTGTAGAGCAACTACGGTCCTGTTTCCTGTGCCCCAAACGGTCTTCAGCCGCGTCTGAGTACGTTACAGTCACGATGCACTGTGCTTCTTATGGCTGTGCTTCTTGTGGCTGTGCGCACTTTgtcacataa
- the LOC118220580 gene encoding hepatitis A virus cellular receptor 1-like isoform X5 produces the protein MQDTLRLPAVPSSLSVGSSPLTLTIPSSLSVGPSPLTLTIPSSLSVGPSPLTLTIPSSLSVGPSLLTIPSSLSVGPSPLTIPSSLSVGPSPRTIPSSLSVGRSPLTLTIPSSLSVGRSPLTIPSSLSVGPSPLTIPSSLSVGRSPLTIPSSLSVGPSPLTIPSSLSVGPSPLTLTIPSSLSVGPSPLTAVKSHTCSFSHCLFPERAYAISTAVEQLRSCFLCPKRSSAASEYVTVTMHCASYGCASCGCAHFVT, from the exons ATGCAGGATACCCTGAGACTTCCAGCAGTACCCAGCAGCCTCAGCGTGGGTTCCAGCCCGCTCACGCTTACGATACCCAGCAGCCTCAGCGTGGGTCCCAGCCCGCTCACGCTTACGATACCCAGCAGCCTCAGCGTGG GTCCCAGCCCGCTCACGCTTACGATACCCAGCAGCCTCAGCGTGGGTCCCAGCCTGCTTACGATACCCAGCAGCCTCAGCGTGGGTCCCAGCCCGCTTACGATACCCAGCAGCCTCAGCGTGGGTCCCAGCCCACGTACGATACCCAGCAGCCTCAGCGTGGGTCGCAGCCCGCTCACGCTTACGATACCCAGCAGCCTCAGCGTGGGTCGCAGCCCGCTTACGATACCCAGCAGCCTCAGCGTGGGTCCCAGCCCGCTTACGATACCCAGCAGCCTCAGCGTGGGTCGCAGCCCGCTTACGATACCCAGCAGCCTCAGCGTGGGTCCCAGCCCGCTTACGATACCCAGCAGCCTCAGCGTGGGTCCCAGCCCGCTCACGCTTACGATACCCAGCAGCCTCAGCGTGGGTCCCAGCCCGCTAACTGCAGTAAAGAGTCATACGTGCTCTTTCAGTCACTGCCTGTTTCCAGAGAGAGCTTATGCAATATCGACCGCTGTAGAGCAACTACGGTCCTGTTTCCTGTGCCCCAAACGGTCTTCAGCCGCGTCTGAGTACGTTACAGTCACGATGCACTGTGCTTCTTATGGCTGTGCTTCTTGTGGCTGTGCGCACTTTgtcacataa